From the genome of Paenibacillus sp.:
TTCGTGGTTTGCGGGCGATCTCCTCCATCGGATTTTGTCGAAAATGTAAATTAGTTCCAAAGACCTAAATGCCGCCCTCTCCTCGAACGCCGCGCATGAAAAAGATCCGCCCCAACGACAAAAAGGCCGCACCGAACCGAGCGGATGCCGCCTTTTGACCAATTTTGACTTTCGATTCAGATTGAAGTATGATGTTCTTGGTAACACTAGATCAGAATGGATGATCGGAGGATGAAGCGAACATGAACATGAATTTGGTTCCTATGGTCGTGGAACAGACGAACCGCGGCGAGCGTGCTTATGATATTTACTCCCGTTTGTTGAAGGACCGCATTATTTTCCTCGGAACGCCGGTGAACGACGTCGTCGCGAACAGCATTATCGCGCAGCTGTTGTTCCTTGCGGCCGACGATCCGGAGAAGGATATCAGCCTCTACATCAACAGCCCCGGCGGCTCGATCACTGCGGGCATGGCCATTTACGATACGATGCAATTCATCAAGCCGGACGTCTCGACGATTTGCGTCGGCATGGCGGCGTCCATGGGCGCTTTCCTGCTCGCGGCCGG
Proteins encoded in this window:
- the clpP gene encoding ATP-dependent Clp endopeptidase proteolytic subunit ClpP; its protein translation is MNMNLVPMVVEQTNRGERAYDIYSRLLKDRIIFLGTPVNDVVANSIIAQLLFLAADDPEKDISLYINSPGGSITAGMAIYDTMQFIKPDVSTICVGMAASMGAFLLAAGAKGKRYSLPNGEVMIHQPLGGAEGQASDIEIRAKRILKMRDKLNRILAERTGQPLERIEKDTDRDYFMTAEEAKEYGLVDKVIEKVQ